From one Candidatus Wallbacteria bacterium genomic stretch:
- a CDS encoding ATP-binding protein produces the protein MYIPQQQLSNLQKLISPQKAILIYGPRRCGKTTLITEFLKGVDEKYLFVNGDDIYVREFLSSQSIEKLKSFVGDNKLLAIDEAQRIKGIGLNLKIILDHIPDLRVIASGSSSFDLCREAGEPLTGRKITLQLFPLAQLEIGRLETKAESAALLEDRLVFGSYPEIVLAKSHEHKTRLLKELIGSYLLKDILELDGIKNSDKILRLLQLIVFQIGREVSLSEIGRQLSLSKNTVDRYMELLERTFVIFRITGFSRNLRKEITKSHRFYFLDNGVRNALINNFNPLNFRDDTGMLWENYIVTERMKRREYTGIMANSYFWRTYEQHEIDLVEESGGMLHAYEIKWSGGKKGNSVAWLSAYPDSEYQIVSRENYLSFITQKDP, from the coding sequence ATGTATATTCCCCAACAACAATTGTCAAATCTCCAAAAGCTGATATCTCCTCAGAAAGCGATTCTGATATACGGACCGCGAAGATGCGGAAAAACCACGTTAATCACTGAGTTTCTGAAGGGAGTTGATGAAAAATACTTGTTCGTCAATGGCGACGACATCTATGTACGGGAATTTTTAAGCAGCCAGTCCATTGAAAAACTGAAATCATTCGTGGGGGACAACAAGCTTCTGGCAATAGACGAAGCACAGAGGATCAAAGGTATTGGCCTTAATCTGAAAATCATTCTGGACCATATCCCGGATCTCAGAGTAATCGCCAGCGGGTCATCGTCTTTTGATCTCTGCCGTGAAGCGGGAGAGCCCTTGACCGGAAGAAAAATCACCTTGCAGCTGTTTCCGCTGGCCCAGTTGGAAATCGGCAGACTGGAGACTAAGGCTGAAAGTGCGGCTCTTCTTGAGGACAGGCTTGTTTTCGGTTCATATCCTGAGATCGTACTGGCAAAAAGTCATGAACACAAAACAAGGCTTCTGAAGGAACTGATCGGATCATACCTGCTCAAAGACATTCTGGAACTGGATGGGATCAAAAATTCCGATAAAATACTCCGGCTGCTCCAGTTGATCGTTTTTCAGATAGGCCGGGAAGTTTCCCTGTCTGAGATCGGCAGGCAGCTTTCGCTGAGCAAGAACACTGTGGACAGATACATGGAGCTGCTGGAGCGGACTTTTGTGATTTTCAGGATTACCGGATTCAGCCGAAACCTGCGCAAGGAAATCACTAAGAGCCACAGATTTTATTTTCTGGATAACGGGGTCAGGAATGCGCTGATCAACAATTTCAATCCCTTGAATTTCCGCGATGATACGGGGATGCTATGGGAAAACTATATTGTGACCGAGAGGATGAAGCGGCGCGAATATACCGGAATAATGGCCAACAGCTATTTCTGGCGCACTTATGAACAGCACGAAATTGATCTGGTCGAGGAATCCGGGGGAATGCTTCATGCCTATGAAATAAAGTGGTCAGGCGGAAAAAAGGGAAACTCAGTCGCCTGGCTGAGTGCTTATCCCGACTCTGAATATCAGATTGTCAGCCGGGAAAATTATCTGAGCTTCATCACTCAAAAAGACCCCTGA
- a CDS encoding 3-oxoacyl-ACP reductase FabG — MILKDKRAVITGGTGALGELICEVFAREGASFVFTYHQNEKKAQTIIENLKKYDCRVIPFKLSLLDSAAIREMAGMAEKELGGVDILVNNAGVTQVMPFPLIEEEDWDRIMDVNVKGYFLVTKEVVRGMIRRKSGSIVNIGSLAGHRLLEVPVHYAAAKAAISGFTLALSRELARYNIRVNNIVPGMLDSGIGKNVPEKQYQEYLKYCMAGRPGKPAEVAELVAFVASDKGSYVNSQNLFADGGI, encoded by the coding sequence ATGATACTCAAGGACAAACGGGCTGTGATCACAGGCGGGACCGGAGCCCTGGGCGAACTGATCTGTGAGGTGTTTGCCCGCGAAGGCGCATCTTTTGTCTTCACCTATCATCAGAACGAAAAAAAGGCGCAGACTATTATTGAAAACCTGAAAAAATACGATTGCAGAGTCATACCTTTCAAGCTCTCCCTGCTTGATTCTGCTGCGATCCGTGAAATGGCAGGAATGGCTGAGAAAGAGCTGGGCGGAGTCGACATACTGGTGAACAATGCAGGAGTCACCCAGGTGATGCCTTTTCCCCTGATCGAAGAGGAAGACTGGGACAGGATCATGGACGTGAATGTGAAAGGCTATTTCCTGGTCACAAAGGAAGTGGTGCGCGGCATGATCAGGCGCAAATCAGGATCGATTGTGAATATCGGTTCGCTGGCAGGCCACAGGCTGCTGGAAGTGCCTGTGCATTACGCAGCAGCCAAGGCTGCGATCAGCGGATTCACTTTGGCCCTGTCGCGCGAACTCGCCAGATACAACATCCGGGTAAACAACATAGTGCCGGGCATGCTGGACAGCGGGATCGGCAAGAATGTGCCTGAGAAGCAGTATCAGGAATATCTGAAATACTGCATGGCAGGCAGGCCGGGTAAGCCTGCCGAGGTCGCTGAACTGGTTGCTTTCGTGGCTTCCGACAAGGGCAGCTACGTCAATTCACAGAATCTCTTTGCAGACGGAGGAATCTGA
- a CDS encoding radical SAM protein: MKKDGRALRSYRFLDLTQGMCRKCRKIVDSQIIVRDGSVYQRNICPEHGESESMLARDAGWYLKVIESRQVTDRPKAVARKIDKVCPFDCGLCAWHEKGLNLPVFSITNACNLDCPICFTYNRNDIKYFMSKEEFGKIIENIVLAQGKVDLINITGGEPTLHPQLFDLLDLCRRPEIGRVTLNSNGLTLAQDESLVQKLSEYGIYVILSFNSFNHETTAKIHGQDILDQKMKALENLEKHGVNTTLLNVSIKNLNDREIGDVLKFCLSHDFIRNLSIQNMTYTGFGGKDFGPREHLPIDEVIGNICSAMPDVFTPDDFTPLPGSHPLCYSVCYFFHGQAGTFPLKRLFSNEEYRRLLGSGYLIRPDESFQELLNSKIGEIYANRDTFPEADKILKILRDMILRLFPEKRLSEFERQKEAEKCIKNIYIHSHMDEDNFDLSRIVRCGDLVPDTDGSFTPACSYNLFYRMHDERFWKKD; this comes from the coding sequence GTGAAAAAAGACGGAAGGGCACTCAGATCATACAGATTTCTGGACCTGACTCAGGGTATGTGCCGCAAATGCCGGAAAATAGTGGACAGCCAGATCATTGTCAGGGACGGAAGCGTATATCAAAGGAATATCTGCCCTGAGCACGGAGAAAGCGAGTCCATGCTTGCCAGAGACGCAGGATGGTATCTGAAAGTGATAGAATCCCGGCAGGTCACAGACAGACCGAAAGCAGTGGCAAGAAAAATCGACAAAGTCTGCCCCTTTGATTGCGGGCTCTGCGCCTGGCATGAAAAAGGCCTGAATCTTCCCGTTTTTTCCATCACCAATGCCTGCAACCTGGACTGCCCCATCTGTTTCACCTATAACCGCAATGACATAAAGTATTTCATGAGCAAAGAAGAGTTCGGGAAGATTATCGAAAATATCGTTTTGGCGCAAGGCAAAGTGGATCTGATCAACATTACCGGGGGCGAGCCTACCCTGCATCCGCAGCTTTTCGATCTGCTCGACCTGTGCAGAAGGCCTGAGATCGGCAGGGTGACCCTGAATTCCAATGGCCTGACCCTGGCCCAGGACGAAAGCCTGGTGCAGAAACTATCGGAATACGGTATTTACGTGATACTCTCCTTCAATTCATTCAATCACGAAACTACTGCGAAAATACACGGCCAGGACATACTTGATCAGAAGATGAAAGCCTTGGAAAACCTGGAAAAACACGGAGTCAACACCACTCTTCTCAATGTCTCAATCAAGAATCTGAATGACAGAGAAATCGGGGATGTCCTGAAATTCTGCCTGAGCCACGATTTTATCCGCAATCTCTCCATCCAGAATATGACCTATACAGGCTTCGGTGGAAAGGACTTCGGGCCGAGGGAGCATCTGCCGATTGACGAAGTGATAGGAAACATCTGCTCCGCAATGCCGGATGTGTTTACTCCAGATGATTTCACGCCCCTGCCGGGTTCGCATCCTCTGTGCTATTCAGTCTGCTATTTCTTCCATGGCCAGGCCGGCACTTTTCCGCTGAAGCGGTTGTTTTCTAATGAGGAATACCGCAGACTGCTGGGCAGCGGCTACCTGATCAGGCCTGACGAATCGTTCCAGGAACTGCTGAACTCCAAGATCGGGGAAATTTATGCCAACAGAGACACCTTTCCTGAAGCAGACAAGATCCTGAAAATACTCAGGGACATGATTTTACGACTGTTTCCGGAAAAGAGGCTGTCCGAATTCGAGCGCCAGAAAGAAGCTGAGAAATGCATCAAAAACATCTACATCCATTCGCACATGGATGAGGACAATTTCGACCTCTCCAGGATAGTGCGCTGCGGCGACCTGGTGCCTGACACTGACGGCTCTTTCACTCCTGCCTGCAGTTACAATCTTTTTTACCGCATGCATGACGAGCGGTTCTGGAAAAAGGACTGA
- a CDS encoding acyl-CoA dehydratase activase, whose amino-acid sequence MNEQKELFLGCDFGSSAIKVVLLDNDNNLAGSHYEPNTGILESTFRALDSFRSFEIKALGITGSGRHFGEALLGADSLVTEIIAQAKAAVSLHPEVSTILEIGGEDSKIIFIENGRVCDFAMNTLCGGGTGSMLENIAHRLGIDIRDYGELALQSRNPVSLSGKCGVFAQSSLVSKLNQGFDKSDIAMGAARAVVNNFFSILVRNRKIRKEILFQGATALNKALKTAFQEKLQADVIIPQHPHLMGAIGAAMLAREHVPGRTVFKGWTKLSPDKVALKHSNLSGCANSCEIVEIVNGTDGSVSRFGQRCGKCGAD is encoded by the coding sequence ATGAATGAACAAAAAGAGCTGTTTTTAGGCTGTGATTTCGGCAGCAGCGCCATCAAAGTTGTTCTGCTGGACAATGACAATAATCTGGCAGGATCACATTATGAGCCCAACACAGGGATACTGGAATCGACTTTCAGAGCGCTGGATTCATTCAGATCATTTGAAATCAAAGCTCTGGGCATTACAGGGAGCGGCAGGCATTTCGGGGAAGCCCTTCTCGGTGCAGATTCCCTTGTCACAGAGATCATCGCCCAGGCAAAAGCGGCAGTGTCTTTGCACCCTGAGGTCAGTACAATTCTGGAGATCGGCGGCGAAGACAGCAAGATCATTTTCATAGAGAACGGGCGGGTCTGTGATTTTGCCATGAACACGCTCTGCGGAGGAGGCACAGGCAGCATGCTGGAAAACATCGCCCACAGGCTGGGGATAGACATCAGGGACTATGGCGAACTGGCCCTGCAAAGCAGAAATCCGGTCAGCCTCTCCGGAAAATGCGGGGTTTTTGCCCAGTCTTCACTTGTGTCAAAGCTGAATCAGGGCTTTGACAAATCAGACATAGCCATGGGCGCAGCCAGAGCTGTAGTGAATAATTTTTTCTCGATCCTGGTGAGAAACAGGAAGATCAGGAAGGAAATCCTGTTTCAAGGGGCTACGGCACTCAACAAAGCACTGAAAACCGCATTCCAGGAAAAGCTTCAGGCTGATGTAATCATACCGCAGCATCCTCATCTGATGGGTGCGATCGGCGCAGCCATGCTGGCCCGGGAGCATGTTCCAGGCAGAACTGTTTTCAAGGGCTGGACAAAGCTCAGTCCGGACAAAGTCGCACTGAAACACTCAAATCTGTCCGGATGCGCCAACAGCTGCGAAATTGTGGAGATAGTCAACGGCACCGACGGTTCAGTCAGCCGCTTCGGGCAGCGCTGCGGGAAATGCGGCGCAGATTAA
- a CDS encoding radical SAM protein translates to MDYEYFKITRSLCPECGKIVQAKIVFENDCVYLLKHCPVHGESLALIYRDRETYLRNLRINKPALYPLEFEKKYQGCPDSCGLCNEHQQHTCLPIIEITDHCNFKCPICIADNRSSFFMEPAEFKKIIERLVRTEGNLELINLSGGEPTLHPQLTELLDIALRQEILGVSISTNGRLFLKKPELLAELLRRNIFISLQFDGFSDAYYQALRGENLLDEKLKILEMLEKRNAPSSLVMTVARNANLKGISQVLEFFLQKDFLRSIMFQPLSFANPGVKYDFQDVTTIQEVIAEIAAGSRGMIREEDIVSLPCSHPACFSLTYLLKLGQGEFIPLNRLAKADDYLDLIKNRAMAGFELETYEKIRECIYDLWSSSGIQPESQKILATIKKIICEVDGESSCEAGRLFSIAGSHVKSIFIHHFMDRHNFDLSRAMKCCTQYQINGSGSYPCCVFNNLQRRGT, encoded by the coding sequence ATGGACTACGAATACTTTAAAATCACGCGCAGCCTCTGCCCTGAATGCGGGAAAATCGTTCAGGCTAAAATCGTGTTTGAAAACGACTGCGTATATCTTCTCAAGCATTGCCCTGTACATGGCGAATCCCTGGCCCTGATCTACAGGGACAGGGAAACCTATCTCAGGAATCTGCGCATCAACAAGCCGGCCCTCTATCCGCTGGAATTCGAAAAAAAATATCAGGGCTGCCCGGACAGTTGCGGGCTCTGCAACGAGCATCAGCAGCACACCTGCCTGCCGATCATTGAGATCACTGATCACTGCAATTTCAAATGCCCGATCTGCATAGCAGACAACCGCAGCTCATTCTTTATGGAACCAGCTGAATTCAAGAAAATAATCGAGCGGCTGGTCAGGACTGAAGGAAATCTCGAGCTGATCAACCTGAGCGGAGGCGAGCCGACTCTGCATCCTCAGCTTACTGAGCTGCTTGACATTGCCCTGCGCCAGGAAATCCTGGGTGTATCCATCAGCACGAACGGCAGGCTGTTTTTAAAAAAGCCGGAGCTGCTCGCTGAGCTGTTGCGCCGGAATATTTTCATTTCCCTGCAGTTCGACGGGTTTTCGGACGCTTATTATCAGGCTTTACGCGGTGAAAACCTGCTCGACGAAAAGCTGAAGATCCTGGAAATGCTGGAAAAGAGGAACGCCCCTTCCTCGCTGGTGATGACAGTGGCCAGAAATGCCAATCTCAAAGGTATCTCTCAAGTGCTGGAATTCTTTCTGCAAAAGGACTTTCTGCGCTCGATCATGTTCCAGCCCCTGTCTTTCGCGAATCCGGGAGTGAAATACGATTTTCAGGATGTGACCACAATCCAGGAAGTGATCGCGGAAATTGCCGCAGGTTCCAGGGGAATGATCAGGGAGGAAGACATAGTCTCTCTGCCCTGCTCGCATCCTGCCTGCTTTTCACTCACATATCTGCTGAAGCTCGGCCAGGGCGAATTCATACCTCTCAACCGCCTGGCCAAGGCAGACGATTATCTGGACCTGATCAAGAACAGGGCAATGGCCGGATTCGAACTTGAGACATACGAAAAGATCAGGGAATGCATTTATGATCTCTGGTCTTCTTCAGGAATTCAGCCTGAGTCGCAGAAAATTCTTGCCACGATCAAAAAAATCATCTGCGAAGTCGACGGGGAATCTTCCTGCGAGGCAGGCAGGCTTTTTTCCATTGCAGGCAGCCATGTGAAATCCATTTTCATCCATCATTTCATGGACCGCCATAATTTCGACCTCAGCAGAGCCATGAAATGCTGCACCCAGTATCAGATAAACGGGTCAGGCTCATATCCCTGCTGCGTTTTCAACAATCTCCAAAGGAGAGGCACATGA
- a CDS encoding DapH/DapD/GlmU-related protein, with the protein MDDYLKTSGKKIRDFLKSDDPFVKIKGPAANFRENRFCCLCWPTPAKRVRLLKNYFLSMLAFVAPTSDLKTFIFRLMGVKIGKNVEFAVWVSIEPSFPELVSIDDNALIGLGVQIATHEMTHSSLRIGRVKIGKNAVIGGGTIIRGGVTVGDNAVTGIGAVVLNDVAPGTTVVGNPARPLAEVLAENDD; encoded by the coding sequence ATGGACGATTATCTGAAAACTTCAGGGAAAAAAATCAGGGATTTTCTGAAAAGCGATGACCCTTTTGTAAAGATCAAGGGGCCTGCGGCCAATTTCCGCGAAAACAGATTCTGCTGCCTGTGCTGGCCGACTCCTGCGAAGCGGGTGCGGCTGCTGAAAAATTATTTTCTCAGCATGCTGGCCTTTGTGGCGCCCACATCTGATCTCAAAACCTTTATCTTCAGGCTGATGGGCGTAAAGATCGGGAAAAACGTGGAATTCGCGGTCTGGGTTTCGATTGAGCCGTCCTTTCCAGAACTGGTCAGCATTGATGACAATGCCCTGATCGGCCTGGGTGTGCAGATCGCCACTCACGAGATGACACACAGCAGTCTGCGCATCGGCAGGGTCAAAATCGGGAAGAACGCGGTGATCGGCGGAGGCACAATCATCCGCGGGGGAGTGACTGTCGGCGACAATGCGGTGACCGGGATTGGCGCTGTGGTGTTGAACGACGTAGCACCCGGAACAACGGTAGTCGGTAATCCGGCCAGGCCGCTGGCAGAGGTGCTGGCAGAAAATGATGACTGA
- a CDS encoding aminotransferase class V-fold PLP-dependent enzyme, with the protein MIFRRKVYLDYNATTPLDPQVKKAVRESLDCFGNPSSLHATGRMSRSLMEEARVHVSRLINASPEQVLFTSGGSEANNAVIKGIAAAMPGKIITSQFEHASIFDTCKFLERRGTEVVFLAPDRDGIIRPEALEAVITNDTALVSVMTVNNEIGTIQDIARLVEIAHSHGALFHTDAVQAVGKIQVDVRKTGVDFLTFSAHKIHGPKGCGALYIRNRRQFTPLLHGGHQESLLRGGTENFSGIIGFGEACRIVSENSLADIPRQKALSAYFLRNIRKFHPAATLNGSARERVPGTMNIRFPGFDNRKLLSLLDYYGISVSMGSACSEGKKDISHVLTAIGLSEDEARSSLRFSLGKYTTPDELKYCLKRLKKILQEDNTETTLLSPVALDETILINSDYYIVDLRYGFQRALSGMLPMADKADIFKLEEESARFPRDRKIVLLCEYGADAYRSSFLLRKLGFSEVVVLAGGFASWIAAHPFLYKKYVMEGRTMKLVNRRHEDQARYYDIGMKLHWLWKYKKFRQALLDNLPGLSGGTLLDYGCGTGLMLEYILANSDFSGTYIGCDPGFGMLEVAVGKKIKHKLMAFVQVAETPELPVRDSSIDAIVLSLVTHQISREGKLKLFNEFFRVLKPGGMVSIAEFGKPVGISGKISAWYIRKLWGNILTGVEFNSRDNFAGKIPVFLEKSGFRDVRITGSFSGMIDIIAARKPAV; encoded by the coding sequence ATGATTTTCAGGCGCAAAGTGTATCTCGACTACAATGCCACCACTCCGCTCGATCCGCAGGTGAAAAAGGCGGTCAGGGAAAGCCTTGATTGCTTCGGCAATCCCTCCTCTCTGCACGCCACAGGCAGGATGAGCAGGAGCCTGATGGAAGAGGCCAGGGTCCATGTCTCGCGCCTGATCAATGCTTCTCCTGAGCAGGTGCTGTTCACTTCCGGCGGCTCAGAAGCCAACAACGCGGTCATCAAAGGGATTGCAGCTGCCATGCCCGGGAAAATCATTACCAGTCAATTCGAACATGCCTCGATCTTCGACACCTGCAAATTTCTGGAGCGCAGGGGCACTGAAGTAGTGTTCCTGGCGCCGGACAGGGATGGAATCATCAGGCCTGAGGCGCTTGAGGCAGTAATTACGAATGACACTGCCCTGGTTTCGGTCATGACGGTGAACAATGAGATCGGCACGATCCAGGATATAGCCAGGCTAGTGGAAATAGCGCACAGTCACGGAGCACTGTTCCACACAGATGCAGTACAAGCTGTGGGGAAGATCCAGGTGGATGTCCGGAAAACCGGCGTGGATTTCCTTACTTTCTCAGCCCATAAGATACATGGACCCAAGGGGTGCGGAGCCCTGTACATCAGGAACCGCAGGCAGTTCACCCCTCTCCTGCACGGCGGGCATCAGGAAAGTCTGCTGCGCGGTGGGACAGAGAATTTCAGCGGGATCATCGGATTCGGGGAAGCCTGCCGCATTGTCTCTGAAAACAGTCTGGCTGACATTCCCAGGCAGAAGGCACTCAGCGCATACTTTCTTAGAAACATCCGCAAATTCCATCCTGCCGCCACCCTGAACGGATCAGCAAGGGAAAGAGTTCCTGGAACTATGAACATCCGGTTTCCCGGCTTCGACAACCGCAAACTGCTGTCCTTACTGGATTATTATGGAATCTCCGTCTCCATGGGATCTGCCTGCTCAGAGGGCAAGAAGGACATATCACACGTTCTCACAGCCATCGGGCTAAGCGAAGATGAAGCCAGGAGCTCACTAAGATTCAGCCTCGGGAAATACACAACTCCGGATGAGCTGAAATACTGCCTGAAGCGCTTGAAAAAGATCCTGCAGGAGGACAACACTGAAACCACTCTGTTAAGTCCTGTTGCGCTTGATGAAACCATACTGATCAACAGCGATTATTACATTGTGGACCTGAGATACGGTTTCCAGCGGGCTCTCAGCGGCATGCTGCCAATGGCGGACAAGGCAGACATTTTCAAACTGGAAGAGGAGTCTGCCCGCTTTCCAAGAGACAGGAAAATAGTGCTGCTCTGCGAATACGGAGCAGACGCCTACAGGAGCAGCTTTCTGCTCAGAAAACTGGGATTTTCAGAAGTTGTGGTGCTGGCAGGCGGGTTTGCCTCCTGGATCGCAGCGCATCCTTTTTTGTATAAAAAATACGTCATGGAGGGCCGGACAATGAAGCTTGTGAACCGCAGGCACGAAGATCAGGCCAGATATTATGACATAGGCATGAAGCTGCACTGGCTGTGGAAATACAAAAAGTTCAGACAAGCGCTGCTCGATAATCTGCCAGGGCTCTCAGGCGGGACACTGCTTGACTATGGCTGCGGCACAGGGCTGATGCTGGAGTATATCCTTGCAAATTCGGATTTCAGCGGCACATACATAGGCTGCGACCCAGGCTTCGGCATGCTGGAAGTGGCTGTGGGCAAGAAGATCAAGCACAAACTCATGGCTTTTGTGCAGGTGGCTGAGACGCCCGAACTGCCGGTCCGTGATTCCTCTATTGACGCGATAGTGCTGAGCCTGGTGACGCATCAGATCTCAAGGGAAGGCAAGCTCAAGCTGTTCAATGAATTCTTCCGCGTGCTGAAACCAGGAGGAATGGTCAGCATTGCGGAGTTTGGGAAGCCGGTGGGCATTTCCGGGAAAATAAGTGCCTGGTACATACGCAAACTCTGGGGCAATATCCTGACAGGAGTGGAATTCAATTCCAGGGACAATTTCGCGGGAAAAATCCCGGTTTTCCTGGAAAAAAGCGGATTCAGAGATGTCAGGATCACCGGCAGTTTCAGCGGGATGATCGACATCATCGCCGCCCGCAAGCCAGCAGTCTAG
- a CDS encoding acyl carrier protein, producing MQDSEIMEKVKDCLVTALGVDRKKIELDSSLVNDLGAESLDLLDLVFRLEQTFKIRLSRGEMENKARKTLTDEEFEQDGILSAAALEKLREQMPEVAADKFKPGMRASDIPTLFTPRTFLRIVAEKLESEDKAS from the coding sequence ATGCAAGACAGCGAAATCATGGAAAAAGTCAAAGACTGCCTGGTGACTGCGCTGGGAGTTGACCGGAAAAAAATCGAGCTTGACAGTTCCCTGGTCAATGACCTGGGCGCAGAATCCCTGGACCTGCTGGACCTGGTTTTCAGGCTGGAACAGACTTTCAAAATCAGGCTTTCCCGCGGGGAAATGGAAAACAAGGCGAGAAAAACCCTGACTGACGAAGAATTCGAGCAGGACGGGATTCTGTCTGCTGCAGCGCTGGAAAAACTCAGGGAACAGATGCCGGAAGTGGCGGCGGATAAATTCAAGCCAGGCATGAGGGCGAGCGATATTCCCACTCTCTTTACTCCCAGGACCTTTTTGCGCATTGTGGCCGAAAAACTCGAATCAGAAGATAAGGCCTCATGA